GGCAAGCTATTCGACTCAAGCTAGCGACTACCTGTTCGTATGTCAAAGTGGGGCTTGGTGCACCCAATGCCCAAGCTCACCTGCCGCTATGGAGCGCAAGCGGAACAGCGGTCAGATGGAACGATTTGTTAGGCCACTTATTCTGCATTTAGGTTTTTCAATATTTTCTTTGCTAAAGGCTCTTTGATTTCATTATCTCGAGGAACCGCTTCAACAACCCCGGTTTTTGGATTAATCCATAGTGAGTGTGACGTACCTTCTCTTTTTAGATAACAACCGGCTATTCGCAATTTTCTTTCTAACTCTTTACGTTTCATGCAATTACAATCTTTTCCAGGATTGCATCTTCAGGTAACCCTCGAAGAATATCCTCTGTTCGATCCTGGAGAATAAGTTCAATAGCCTGACGTAAACTCTCTTTTGCCTCTTCTATTGTTTCTCCCTGTCCATTGGCACCTGGTACTTCAGGACAAATCGCCCAATACCCACCTTCGGGTGCAGGCTCTATAATTGCCGTAAATTCACCTTTCATGTCATACCTCCAATTTGTATTGACCCAACGGCACCAAGCTCAGCCGCTGCAACCGAGCGAAGCGAGGGAGCAGTCGGCTGGAACCGCTTGTTGGGCGGCGCTTCTTTATTGTGAAGTTACACCCATCCTTTGGTGTACTTGGCATAGTTGTATTCATCAATCAATTTGAGAAGGGTTTTGCCTGTATCTTGCCCATCTATTGCTGGCTGAAGAGTTGCGGCTATCTGTTTGCAAAGTTTCATAAATGCCAAATACCTTGCCGAAGGATCATATGAGTAATAGCATCCATACGCACGAGCAATCTTGTCATCCCATAAGGGGAAGTAATCTGGTGCAAGTAAATGCAACGCTTTGGCAGTGGCTACGGGACTTTGTGTGCCTGCTTTACTACCATCCGAGATTTCCAGAGCAGTGAGAAATTCTTCGAACAGGTGGCTTATCTCCCTGTCATCCTTTGAGGAATAACCCAGAATGCTTCTTTTGCTGTATTTTTCGAGCAAGGACATATTGTTTGTTATGCACTGTTCAAGTCTGTCAAAATCAAAAGAGCCATACCGATATAATGCTTGATTCCAAGTGAGCAATAGTACGCCTAGACTATCCGCCATTTCAGCAGGCTTGCCCCAAAAGTGAGCGACAAGAAAAGAGGCGGTCTTGTACATTGCGTCCCGCTTCTCTCGGCGCTGAAATTCTTGGTAGCCTTGTCTCAACTCGTCGGGTGAAGGAATTTTCATAGCAAAATCGTCCAACGTCGTTCAGTAGCAAGCCGCCTAACGAGCGGCGCTTCAGCCGCCGCCGAAGGCGGTCGGCTGGAAGCGCAGGTTAGCCAGCGCCCTATTCATCATTACCAAACGACTTGCACGACATACTTGGCAATGTTTGGGTCTGCACTCACAAGAGCTGCTTCTTCGACGATAGCCTGAGCAATCAGCAATCGGTCAAAGGGGTCTTTGTGATGAGCAGGCAAATTCTCCAAGGTCAGCGCGTGTTCTAGAGTAACAGGCAGAATCTCAATGTTGTTGGTTCGCCTTTGACTTTCGACAATTTCTCTCAAGGGTAAAGCCAGTCGAAGTTTGCCCAACTGGAGTTTGATTTGCATTTCCCACACGCTAACTACGCTGAGGAGCAAAACATTCTGACGATCTTGGCAGAGCGCTAAAGCTTGGGGCGAAAGTTTAGCGGGTTCACTGTCCCACCAGATAAACGTATGCGTGTCCAGGAGCAATTTCATGCGCTGCCCGTCCAGAACTCGTCAGGTAAGGGTTCATCAAAGTCGAAACTCGTCCAAATGGCCCCTGCATGTAAACCCGCCACACGAGAAGCTATAGGCACAAGACGGGCAACGGGTTTGGCTCCATCGGTGAGGACCCACTCTACCCCTAAGGCGATTTGAGCAATCAACTCTTGTAATCGCGCCTGGGCTTCCTTTACATCTATTTGTTTGGTCAACATGAGCCTTTCTCCTTTGAACCGTTTGGTGATCACGTTGCGCTGGCTAACGCCTGAATTAAGCCGCGCCGCGAAGCGGCGTCGGCTTGAATGAATTGTTAGGTGCGCTCACCGCCATCTGTGGACGCCGCTTTTGCCTCACGAAGTATGGCAAGGCCGCCCCTGACCACCAACGCCGAGATCAGCAGGCCAATAACCAGATCTGGTATGTGTGAGGCCGTTACCGCCACCAAGATGCCGGAAAGAATGACCCCGAGGTTAGCCAGCATGTCATTGGTTGAAAATATCCATGAAGCGCGCATGTGAACCTCACCCTTGCGGTGCTTTGTGAGCAAAGCAAGGCAAGTGAGATTTGCAACAAGTGCAAGACTGCCGAAGCTGAGCATAAGAACGCTCTCTGGCTCGCTGCCGAGCAAGAAGCGGCGGCAGACCTCAGCGAGAACTCCGAGACCTAACAGGATTTGAACGAAGCCGCTGGTGCGGGCGGCGCGGGCCTTGAGCGAGAGAGCACGACCAACGGCGTACAAGCTGATGCCATAGACAAAGGCATCCGCAAGCATGTCCAGCGAGTCTGCGAGCAGTCCGGTCGACTCTGCGACCAAGCCAGCCGCGAACTCAACAGCGAACATGACCGCGTTGATGCCGAGAAGAATTCGGAGAACCCTCAACTCTGCTTTTGTCTTGGCTTCAAACTCGCAGCCGCAGTCTGCCATGTGCGCACCTAACATTATTTTTTAAATTTATTCTATCTACAACCAAAATCTTATAGCGGCACAAAGAAAAAATCCACATATTTTTAATAACATCGTTGCTTTTTTCGGAAATTGGAGACATAAATATTTTTTCAATATTATTATGCGGAATTTGATTAATTTGGGAATTTGTTATGCTGAAAAACTTTGAAACCTTTTTGAACAAGAAAGGAAGCTTAAAGCCCCGATACATTCCCTACTATTTGAAGTGGGTTTCGGATTGTTACCATTTCTTAAATCAACCTCTTTCAACCAGATTGAACAGCGACCAGAAAAAGCAGTTCCTATCGCATATGGAAAAGAAATATGAAGAATGGCAGGTCAATCAGGCGGATACAGCTTTAAGATTATACGATTATTTTCTCTCACAAACTTCATTGCCAAAGACGGGAGACATGTCTCCCGACAAAGAGAGTTGGCGCTCCCTTGAAGAGAAAATGCGCGAGGCTTTGAGGTTGCGACATAGATCTCTGAGCACTGAGAAAACTTACCTTCTCTGGTTAAGAAATTTTGGAAACTTTGTGAATGGTAAGAGTCCCGATCAACTCGAAGGGAGAGATTTGCAGGATTTTCTGAGCCACCTCGCGGTAGAAAAGAAAGTTTCCCCTTCGACCCAGAATCAGGCTCTCAATGCCATCGTATTTCTCTACCGCCATGTTCTGGATAAAAATATCGAACCGGTTTTAAGCGCTGTCCGTGCCAAACAGAAAAGACATCTGCCGGTAGTTCTTACGACAAGAGAAGTCCAAAGCATATTTGACCAGATGTCTGGCACAACGAAGCTGATGGCGATGTTGATATATGGGGCAGGTTTAAGACTTCAAGAATGTTTGCAGTTGAGGGTAAAAGACATCGATCTTGAACAAAGTACAATCATCATCAGATCAGGAAAAGGAGATAAGGATCGAAGAACTGTTCTTCCTGAGGCGTTAAAGAATGACCTTATTCACCACCTTTCAGAAATAAGGTCGTTCTATGATCAGGATAGGAAAAACGAAATAGCAGGGGTATGGCTTCCAGGTGCCTTAGATAAGAAATATCCAAATGCCGGAAAGGAATGGGGATGGTTCTGGCTCTTTCCGGCAAAATCACTTTCGGTCGATCCCAGAAGCAATACTGTAAGAAGACACCACGTTCATCCCGCCTCGCTTCAAAAAGCGTTCAAAACCGCTGTGATGAAGGCTGGAATCACAAAGCAGGCCTCTGTCCATACCCTGAGACACAGTTTTGCGACCCATCTTCTCGAAAAAGGCTACGACATTCGAACCATTCAAGAACTTCTCGGCCATCGAAGTCTTCAGACTACCATGATCTATACCCACGTGGCGACTAAGAACGTGCTTGGTGTCCGAAGTCCGCTGGATAAGTAAATCCGCAGGCAGGATGTTCCATTATGAAAGGGTGGAATGATCTACTCGATAATATAAGAGGAATAGATTGGATTATGCCCCCAGAACATGGCAACTGCGAGGATTACCTTCATGATCTTTTTCAAACCCTCTCAGTAAAGCAATCACTTTTTCATCCAAGGACGAGGAATAAAAAGATTAAGGTAAAGATCCAGCGCATAGCGATCGGTCATGCCGGCAATATAGTCACAAACCCGTATATGCCTTGGCACATCACTACCATTAAGGAGCCCAATTTCCTGAAGGAAGAGTTCATCTTGATTCATGAAAGCATTGAATAGATCTTCGATGATCTTTCGAGCTTTGTCCACCTGTCTTATAAGTGGCGGGGATTCATAGACTCGCTCAAACAGAAATTCTCTTAAATCGTTTACCACCCTGATCATTCTAGGGCTGAAGGAGACATCATCGAGTTCCATTTCCATGGTGTAATCAATCACATCAAGAACAAGGTGATGAATGCGCTGGCTGTGACGATTACCAAGGATTCGGCGGATATCTGCAGGAATATCTTTATCGTTCAAGAGACCTGCTCGGGTAGCATCATCAAGGTCATGACTTAGATATGCGATAATGTCAGCGAGTCTAACCACTCGTCCTTCCAGTGTTTCAGCCTTATCACTCACCTCTCCCACGATGGATCCACTTTTTCCTTTGGAATGATGGAGTATGCCATCACGGACTTCCCAGGTAAGATTCAGTCCCATGCCGCCTTTTTCAAGCACGTCCACTACTCGAAGGCTCTGTTCGTGATGCCTGAAT
This genomic interval from Thermodesulforhabdaceae bacterium contains the following:
- a CDS encoding type II toxin-antitoxin system HicA family toxin, yielding MKRKELERKLRIAGCYLKREGTSHSLWINPKTGVVEAVPRDNEIKEPLAKKILKNLNAE
- a CDS encoding type II toxin-antitoxin system HicB family antitoxin, whose protein sequence is MKGEFTAIIEPAPEGGYWAICPEVPGANGQGETIEEAKESLRQAIELILQDRTEDILRGLPEDAILEKIVIA
- a CDS encoding type II toxin-antitoxin system VapC family toxin — translated: MKLLLDTHTFIWWDSEPAKLSPQALALCQDRQNVLLLSVVSVWEMQIKLQLGKLRLALPLREIVESQRRTNNIEILPVTLEHALTLENLPAHHKDPFDRLLIAQAIVEEAALVSADPNIAKYVVQVVW
- a CDS encoding cation transporter — translated: MADCGCEFEAKTKAELRVLRILLGINAVMFAVEFAAGLVAESTGLLADSLDMLADAFVYGISLYAVGRALSLKARAARTSGFVQILLGLGVLAEVCRRFLLGSEPESVLMLSFGSLALVANLTCLALLTKHRKGEVHMRASWIFSTNDMLANLGVILSGILVAVTASHIPDLVIGLLISALVVRGGLAILREAKAASTDGGERT
- a CDS encoding integron integrase, which encodes MEKKYEEWQVNQADTALRLYDYFLSQTSLPKTGDMSPDKESWRSLEEKMREALRLRHRSLSTEKTYLLWLRNFGNFVNGKSPDQLEGRDLQDFLSHLAVEKKVSPSTQNQALNAIVFLYRHVLDKNIEPVLSAVRAKQKRHLPVVLTTREVQSIFDQMSGTTKLMAMLIYGAGLRLQECLQLRVKDIDLEQSTIIIRSGKGDKDRRTVLPEALKNDLIHHLSEIRSFYDQDRKNEIAGVWLPGALDKKYPNAGKEWGWFWLFPAKSLSVDPRSNTVRRHHVHPASLQKAFKTAVMKAGITKQASVHTLRHSFATHLLEKGYDIRTIQELLGHRSLQTTMIYTHVATKNVLGVRSPLDK
- a CDS encoding deoxyguanosinetriphosphate triphosphohydrolase, with the protein product MINRDRIIREIIEDREEVFLHPKAKRARESRGRSRPEEECPVRTAFQRDRDRIVHSKSFRRLKHKTQVFIAPTGDHYRTRLTHTLEVSQIARTIGRALRLNEDLIEAISLAHDLGHTPFGHGGEKVLDELMPGGFRHHEQSLRVVDVLEKGGMGLNLTWEVRDGILHHSKGKSGSIVGEVSDKAETLEGRVVRLADIIAYLSHDLDDATRAGLLNDKDIPADIRRILGNRHSQRIHHLVLDVIDYTMEMELDDVSFSPRMIRVVNDLREFLFERVYESPPLIRQVDKARKIIEDLFNAFMNQDELFLQEIGLLNGSDVPRHIRVCDYIAGMTDRYALDLYLNLFIPRPWMKK